ccggcccaaaggaatgatcaccgcgggaacaaggtggccattggttatttaaaggcgccaataactcggcttgtcatatcgagcatcataggcactcagtatttatgtaagagccggtgccgccggTGTcgcctgatggaggtggtccacgtgagaactggcGAGAAGGCCCGTCGCAGTTCAAAGAGCTGCATTTtgatagatctgaatattattccactgcgtttcACATAGCACgaggagaccacactggcgttgTGGTcttctcccccttaccctaattttcaaaaacgtcagatcttggagattgttggtgcgatttaagcgaaattttatggggggccgcccatccccaacaacattcgggactaactgtctagggtacgtcccacccccataacaacccccaaataggacgtatttgctcgccatgacaatttgggtcttaaagagaatgaGCTTGATATTGGTAGTTTTcagggtccataccccaaaccggacatatttgctgacttttgcaataaggggtttaaatgataggtatttgagattaaaaaacgagtttgataaccaattttggggctaaGTGTTGGGTTGACGcgtcatcccataaactccccttaaaccaatggcaatatggggtttaaataaatggtatggtatattagagtagagcacgatgctgatatttttttccggATCAAGTGCCTGGGGCACAACCTCACCTCGGTAAAaaaccgctaaatcagacatacgtatttaccgatcatggcaatatgggactgaaatgaaaggcatAAGGGAGAGAGAACAAAATTCATATCCCCTTTCAGAACCACCCCCTAATCACTCCAACCACCACCCAGGGGGcttttccactcccaaaatccccatgagaatatcgggctcaaagaaagtcttttaagaatggagtacatctaacatccaaacttagatgACCCTAAAACCGCGGAGCGAATTCagagaccaataaagatcataagggattcagataaaggcatttatattgttatactgttattcaagtgatatcttatatataaaattgaatttgtctttgtttttttgtcggttggtttgtttgttccgtatagactcaaaaacggctgaaccgattactttgaaattttcacatattgtgtaggttggtctgaaaggtaacataggttatataattttttgatatcaggtgGTGGCGGaccccctcccccttacaccaaaaacaccacccatatccgaaagtgctccgatgggcacaaatgaaaggtattggagaccagaaaatgaGTATGGTATTAAGAtttggttcaagtacccagtgaccccccccaaacagaaaactcctctaaacagttaTATTCggagttcatgtcaatatgggactcaactgaaaattatttggcagtagattacaaataaggcataaaacattaggtccaaggtcggtcacccccaaatgggcatattagccgaccatggctatatgaggctcaaattaaaaggatttggaagtgcagcacgaatttgatatccatatttgagttgaaatgtctgaggtgccatcctcccccaaaaagcacttctcattaccctgaTTTTTAAAAACATCAGGTACCgagcagggacaaacttctcacacatcaatgagtgctttccgattaaagtttaaactcaatgataagggaccgaacggcgtcccgcagtgcgacacctctttggggaaaatttttaaatggccatgcattgtattgtacctcgcaaatgtcgccagcattaatgggataaccaccgctttgtccgatgttctcgacacaattcgaacgcgttcagcgtcataggctacaatggcacgaattcgatatccacattcatcGCGAAGTGTCTTCACCCTAtaaaaatattagagagttaaagaattcgcagcggagcaggcccggttcggctagtacatatactattttcgtagcatggtatttcactaaaaactctttagttatcgaaaataaatattcaaggataattttcttccatataaagtaaaagaaggcacagcggagcgtgccTGGTTCAGCTAGTTGATTAAAAAATCATGCGGCGATGAagcattttgagaaatttactTAATTTTGCCCTAGATTTATAGGTCCTGTCTTACGCCACCTATTGAGTGCaatgaataaaatacaaaaaaatatttttattgatggTTTTATTTACGTTTTTTTAAGAATGAAGCACATACATTTATAGTATTTCattatttggtttttattttttttctgtttttggttttttttttctgtaataTAATATGAAGTTGTTGTTCTTGTGTATTTTTcatgatttatttttgttttcaatttgtatCCCTTATGCTTTTTGCTGTGATTAATCATTTCGTGAAAATGTATCATCATCATATGCCTGTGATACTCTAAAAGAGTTTCTCTTTGTATCGctctacataaaaaaaaacatctgtgTATTTTGAGCCAACATTTAAGTTTCAATTTATGTATgttttgtgtttaattttttttttattaagttgATCGAATACCCACTGAGCAGTTTGTCCATGCGTGTGAGTGttggagttgttgttttttttttataaaatatgtatTGTTGGTGTTGTGGAGTTATAGAGTGTTCCAACTGATCATAAAAATAGGTATTGAAGAAAATACAATAAGAAGGaatatttttgatatattttccaaTTGGCCAATTATATTGGAATTTTAGTGCCTCAGAAAGGCAATCGATCGAGGATCGTTTTGCTTTAATAATTAATATGTATGTAAGTATGCATGCATGTAATATCAattgattttttctttcttaaaaatcacacatttaattttatttccttGCGCAAATGGAAAATGTTTCAATCTTTAGAAGTTCCTTTTTAGGAGTGGGGATTACCAGCTCAAATCACACAAATTTACTTAACGATAAGATgattagccaaaaaaaaaaatgtgtaggtaaatctaggatcaattgaaaaatgcaattttaatgcTGCTTGGCTTTATAGAATTGATCATTTGCATGCTCTTAGAGGTGGACATTGAGTTTGATTTTCCGGCGATAAGACACACCATATGCAATGGTCTAAAGACAGTCGTTAGCTAACAAAACAGTTGTGTTTTGGTTCATTTGTCTCGAATGTTTTCTACTTTTCTCTTTACTTAATTGTGGACACGAACCAAATTCAGATTTCACATCGGCAAACAGTCCGTTAATATTGTTTAATTCACTACCAGAATGGtacgaattaaaaataaaaaccaaccaatttttttacttaattttatttgttatttcgtGAACGATTTTATATGGCGGACTGACATTTTAAAGGTTGAGCGATGAGTTGACAACTGACATGACATTCCGTGTTGATCATGTTGTAGTGCATCACGAAGTTTACAGATGGCGTATTGTTAGTTGTGACGGCTATGGTAGTACCACAGAGAAGACTAGGCGGCGTTGTTTGAAGCAAGTATCAACTCGCTTCAACAAATACATTTCTTTTAAACGAAGCTTCAACTTTAATATCCACCCTAATGAGATGCATGTTGGTGAATGCATGTTATGAATGGCTATGGGAACAAGTTGACAAGCCGTTCAAGCACTGCAAACAGATAGGAACTGAACATGGATAATGTCAGATATTTAAaattaagacaacattttacaAAGAGTATTTTGGTGGGGCCAATTCGATTAGCGGCTGTTTCAGTCTCTTCTGatcttctattttttttttttggccacgGCCTTGCCAAGAATGTCTTTTGTACATGTGAAAATCATTCAGTATCACTCTCCATGATTATATCCATGCCTAAATGCAGTGTACCATTCATTATCTGCAGCAGCCGTAGATGCGTTTGAGGGATTTGTGTGGTCTGACAATTGCATTTGGAACAAGCTAAGATTATAAACCGCCACATAGGGCAAGGGATTCATGACAACAGGAGTTAGACAACATTGTCATATTACTAGGATGATTGGAAAACCAATAAAAGAGATCTGATGAAGATACTGTTGCTGATGctgatgaggatgatgatgatgatgacattgATTTCCTGCGAAATGATTTACGATGTCTGtgtaaatttagatacaaataattataataaattaggaaaaattctataaaaagttgTATTAAAATGCTTTCCAAATTTGTAGTAAAATCTTCATAATTCTTAATGATGGTGCTGTTGCGGTTGCTTTTGATGATGGCCATGATGGATGACTCAAGTGACTGTAAACCAGGTGTGGTGGCAAAGAGCTTTAGGAATGATGATACTGATGTagatgacaatgatgatgatttggGTGTGGTGGTCATGTTATGATCTAGGATGTTAGTGTTAGATTTAGTAGTGTAAGGAAGAAATGTCTTTTTTATGCTTCTAAAGTGTGttggatgttgttgttgatagCTGCTGCTCTTGCTAGAGTTAAGTGGAGATTTCTCAATGCTAATAATTTCGGTTGTTTTGGTGTCTTGTTGTGATTGTGATTGTGGTTGTGGTGGCTGTTGTAGGAGTGTAACATGTTGATGATATCGATTATTATCGTTATTATTTATGTTGTAATAATCGCTATATATgttcataatttttataatattattAATGTTAATGAtggtttggttgttgttgttgctgttgtttgtattattgtttttgttataatatttatGTTTATTAAATGATTTCTTATATGCCATCCTCCATTCGTATGggagctgttgttgttgttgcatttgatgttgttgttgtttcgaaCTAATAGCATTTTCCAGCATATAAAGTTTTTGTAAttgatgtttttgttgttgttgctgctgttgttcttgttttgtttgttgttgttgttgcattttcTGGCTGCTCCCTAGTTATTTCTTCTTTTGGGCCTTCTCAGCGGCTTTTGTGACTTTACCCGAAGTCGTCTCCTTAAAGGTCACCGACTTAATGACACCCACTGCCACAGTTTGCCTCATGTCACGCACAGCAAAACGTCCCAATGGTGGAAACTCTTGGAAACTTTCCACACACAACGGTTTGGTGGGGACCAGCATAATAATGGCTGCATCTCCCGACTTAATAGCCTTCGGATCGGTTTCCGTAGTCTTGCCGGTACGGCGATCACATTTCTCTTTGATTTCAGCAAATTTACATGCAATATGAGCGGTATGGCAATCCAAAACTGGTGTATAGCCATTGGCAATCTGGCCAGGATGATTGAGGACAATAAcctaaaaaagaagaaaatgaaaaatttgtaaTTATACTTAAGgcagaaacaaaaacaatcaaTTGAAATGGTAAAAAGTTTGGATTTTGGTAAAAACTGAGGGCTTAAAGCACGAGTAAGGCATGACTTGTAGTTGTATGCTGCATTTGTCGGGcctgtaatgctatatggtgttgttgtgtaggctatatggtgttgttgtgTTGTTCAAGCTACTAAATTTGtactaaatttgttgatatctgaagtgggggcggaccctccctcttaccccaattttcagaaacgccaattCTAAAGTtacctaaaattaaaaattgggtacgcaaacttcggatggggtacctaggggggactcCCCACCTccgaaacctaccaaatatatatttagatcaatcacagcaatatgggactcaaatgaaaggtatttaggataagaaaacgtatataatatccaattgtcggaccaagacttagggggactaccccaacctccaaaacacccctaaatgggacatatttaccaaccatggcaatatgagactcaaattaaaggtatttgcgagtagaatacgaatctgaacgaatttggaggtccaccccttccctaaaacaccccccaaacaggacttatttactgaccctggcaatatggggctaaaagaAAAGGTACTcttagtagaatacgaatctaatttccagatgtggggccaaatgtttggggggccgccactcccaaaaacacccccaaaaaaaacaaatttatgaccatagcaatatggggctcaaataaaaggtctttgggaataaagcacgaatttgatgccaaaattcgggaaaaagcgtttatggggccaccttaaccccataacaccacccatatagaacATGCTTGCTGCCCATTCCggtatggggctgtaataagaggtattttagggtggaaaacgaatctgatatatattttcagggccaagtcattgaacggccgccccatcctccaaaacaccacccaaaccggtcatgtttgccgactatggaactatgagattcaaatgaaaggtatttgggagtagaccacgaatctgatatcaacattcgggatcaaCTGCCTAGAGAACGTCCCACcgctataacaacccccaagtaggacgtatatgctgatatgaaaatgtgggtcttaaagggagtggatctctatattgataggttttagggcccACATCCAAACCCCTACATCtggtatatttaccgaccacgtcaatgtggggctcaaatgaaaggtattggggagaagagtacaaaattgataccaactttcgggaccaattttctggggttctacccctttcccaaaacaccccccaagagtAATAATGtgggggccaagtgtttgaggaaacctcatcccataaacttaaAGGGTTaaggcagcggagcgggccagggtcagctagtatggatataagattcgtcatTTGCTCTCAAAGTCCTTTCAATTAAGTCTTGCCCCGGTCGGTCCACGCAATCTTTTGTGGGATCTCTGGCCGTCCTAAATCGGCCCAATCGGCCCAATTTTCAGTTTTTATGGTAGAGAGGGGGAGAGGGTCCACTCCACATccgatagaaaaaattttattgcctATTATTTTTTCCTAACTATTCTACGTTCATCCGTTTTCGAGTCAATACgaaaaagacaaacaaaattccgttttgcaaaaaaatcgaatttcttagaaagtttttatgaaaatcaactATCGAGAGAATTTGTCTTAAACATAAAGAACTCtctattttttcaatttaaagccAATgtactataaaaaaatttcctttaaatacATATCAACAAGATTcgatttttcttataaaaattaaaatttctatgaaaatttctttgGATTTCCAATGCCTTCTATTGGAAGCCTTATTTATGTTCCGTGTGtgctttgaaaaatgttttatttacttAAAATAAGCACTAACCTGAGCAGTAAAATCAGCAGCACCCTTGGGTGGACAGTTCTTGGAGTCACCAGCCACATAGCCACGACGTAATTCCTTCACCGATACGTTCTTAACGTTGAAGCCCACATTGTCGCCGGGCAAAGCTTCGGACAAAGCTTCATGATGCATTTCAACTGACTTGACTTCAGTAACCAGATTAACAGGAGCAAAATTAACCACCATGCCTACAAGAAGTAAAAGTAAATGGAAATGtgcaatgaaaaaataaaaaacaacaaaccaaaGAGAACGCAAGGCAAGAAAAAGAGAATACGCAGTGAGTCACTCTAGGATATTAGCACTAGATACATACTAAGCCCACAAACCATACCACAATTCACGAATCACACAGACACAACCCCATAGCCCGGCAAATGGTAAGCAACGCAAACAAATATCTCCCAACTCCCCAACTCTTTAGGCAGGGAAAAGTAAAACCTGCCTGCATGTAACCCAACGACCCACTTTAATGGCTAAGCATAGAACAAAAGCTTGTTTGACCTCCCTAACAATTTTCAACATTTACACTCGCTCTTTTTCCCTCTTTTTAACCACTTACCTGGTTTTAGGATACCAGTTTCTACACGGCCCACTGGTACAGTGCCAATACCACCAATTTTGTAGACATCCTGCAATGGCAATCGCAATGGCTTGTCGGTGGGACGTGATGGTGGCATGATGGCATCCAAGGCATCGATTAAAGTTTTACCCTCAACTTTGCCCTCTTTGCGTTCGACGGTCCATCCCTTGAACCAGGGCATCTTGTCGGAGGGTTCCAACATGTTATCACCATGCCAGCCGGAAATTGGTACGAAAGCAACACCAGCCGGAttgtaaccgattttcttaatgtACGACGACACTTCCTTCTTGATTTCCTCATAACGAGCATCGCTATAGGGTGGTTCGGTGGAATCCATTTTATTCACACCCACAATCAATTGCTTGACACCCAGAGTGAAGGCCAACAAGGCATGTTCACGTGTCTGACCGTTCTTGGAAATACCGGCTTCGAACTCACCGGTACCGGCAGCCACAATCAAGACAGCACAATCAGCCTGCGATGTGCCGGTAATCATGTTCTTGATGAAATCACGATGTCCAGGGGCATCAATAATGGTCACATAGTACTTTTGTGTTTCGAACTTCCACAAGGCAATATCGATGGTAATACCACGTTCACGTTCGGCCTTAAGTTTGTCCAATACCCAGGCATACTTGAACGAACCTTTGCCCATTTCTTGGgcttccttttcgaatttctcaaTGGTACGCTTGTCAATGCCACCACACTTGTAGATCAAATGACCGGTGGTGGTTGATTTACCAGAATCGACATGGCCAATGACCACAATGTTGATATGAATCTTTTCCTTGCCCATGTTGAgagttgtttttaaataaaattcttcACTTTACTTTaacacaaaaattattaaaacaaaaaaattatttttattgtttttataagcAATTGTTTTCAGAGGGTTGCTGAAAAGatagaaattaagaaaattttagaattagataattttgcaaaaaattttttctatatatctTATAAAActtcctgacttaaattttctttttcgaggaaaCTTTTTAATATTGAGGGCGCaccacaagccgattactggcttaagtgtatgttcatagtggcatgggtcaccctcttttcaacctaacctaacctataacctgtaaaatatatatatcttgtATACAACAAGCAAGTTCGGACtgctcgaatcttatataccttccaccaatCATAACACTACTCAAGATCCCTggaaatgaaaaatgctccttttatgggcacaatacTCTAtaacgggagatcggcctatatggcagctatatccaaatatggtccgatctggacgatattcgtCAAAAAGTTTTAGAGGGGTATTGGAATTCGctgcaccaaatttcatcgaaatagaaagaaaaattctccttttataggcgcattacactatatcggtatatatggcagctatatccaaatatgatccgatctgtaccacatttgacaggaatgtgaacacactgtgccaaatttcatcgaattcggttaaaaaatagatcttttatggcctcaatgccctatatagtgcgatctgagccgcacttcacagaaatggataagggtctaccagaactcactgtgccaaatttcatcgaaatcgaatgaaaaattaccaatttattgcctcaagactttaaatctgaagatcggtctatatagcggctatatataactaaaatccgattttatatagccattaacaatatattattgtctctggaagaaaaaggcgtaaaagtggtcgcgtatgctgatgtcgTGGCaactgcggttaggggaaagcttcccagcactctaagagatatacttcgggAAGCTCTACTTGCAAcaacaaagtgggctaccgaaagtggtctaggtataaatccatgcaagacagaagaagttcttttcagcaggagatacaagttgcctatagtggaacctgtctccttgggtggagagaatgttccattttcagaaagcccaaaatacctgggtgttttgctggcgaggaaattgaacttcaaatccaacattttggaaagggcaagaaaggctactcttgccctatacgcctgcaagagagccattggcaaaagttgggggacCTTGTGTCAGATcgataatgctatatggtgttgtggtctggtggacggcgcttcaaaagtccacctactgcataATAGTTAACCCCAGttaacaccatctgatgcacagaGCATAAGATGCCCTGGATATTGTTGCTAcctaaattgcagcgaccactgccgtgaggttaagggagctttctctttggtcatatgGCAAccgcggacactgtgttatacttgatacaataaccgatgttccaggcagtgtggattgcactctacctgagccgcattttgataaaaattactgtaccactattcctgatagaaccgattgtaactacgatatccctggtaatagaagttacatagtctTTTTATACGGagggttccaaactaaacgtccaggtgggctttggggtgtactctaaagatctagaactggtcatatggaagaggttacccgaccactgcagtatgtatcaaacagagatctttgcaattaaggaagtggtgcaatggctaagatataatgtcataaggacgattggcataaatatcttctcagacaaccaggcagccattaaatgcctggagaaggtatttctgaacacaaaaaccgccctcgactgtcgcagatctctcaacgagatggctgaacagttcaaaattcacctgttctgggtgcccggccacagaaatatcccagaTAATTGTAAAGtggacaagcttgcgagactaggaaataCCCGAAACATTCCAGGGATAGTGGAAACTGTGaatatgtctctagcgacatgtaagcttagttttcaggaccagtcccgaaggacaacgaatgatagatggtcacaaagagggggctgtgagcattccaaaactatgtggcctaatctagacttgaagaggtgtaCCGCTTTGCAgtcagacgtcttagtcattgtgtccgtcatgacaggtcactgtcttattggaaaacatgctgacagactgaaggttgccagcaacgacttgtGCAGAAGCTGCGaggtcatcgaagaagaagagactatagaacaccttcggtgtgtgtgtcccgctctagcagtcagaaagagttccactttaggttctcatttctttgagaacctgtctgatttagcggatgtgaacattcgcaagttattgggctagcgagcgatctggatggttcaacggtaggaactagaaggcatattccttcttctgttcctatggtatcacaatggacgaaaacgtctaagtgagtatggtggcagactgccacttaaacctaacctaacctactctaataggaagtagttgtgcaaaatttcaagagcctagatttactccttcgaaaatttaaGTGCCTTCGACTGACAGACCGGCAGGCGaggctagtatacccccatccaatggtggagggtataaaaagatgcctgtgccaaatttgaagacgatagaATGAAAATTGTGATCTGTACTCTATACTCAAATTaacaaggacagacagacagagagccggacatggcttaatcaaatcagaatgtgattctATCCCTATACTTAGCAATGGGTTTATCACTCTTcgttctgggtgttacaaacaaatgcaattagttataataccctgtaccccaGTAGCTATGTAGGGTATATATACCAATAAGGATTTCTTATAATGACttcccattatccttttttagtaactgcctataaagagaaactgtttaaagaacttgacaaatgtgagaTAAGCGTAGAAAGACCTCTGGGGGGTGCTTAGTCTAacccacagaaaatttttttaaaaaaattttgcgcaagttttggaacgtcaaataaaacgtcttatgcaaaatcggaagaaaattatgttctcgaatcctggcgagaacatcatgaaaattttcagcggtggttatcccctcctaatgttggcgacatttgggaggtactgtaccatttggtatggcagccatgttaaaacttctccacaaaaaggtgtcgcactgcagcacgctgttcggactcggctataaaaaggaggcccatcatcattgagcttaaacttgaatcggacagcactcattgataattgagaagtttgccccagttccttaatggaatgttcaggggcaaatttgcattttcacagccttaaaaggccatatcggatgaaagatatatatgggagctatgtcttaatctagaccgatttatatgaaattctacATTCGCATTGGgactttaaataatttttttcagaaatcgggccaaaattgtgcctatTATAGTctttaaagtccaaatcggatgaaagatatatatggaaagtatatctaaatctgaaccgatttttgcacacatatgaagacatcaaataaagcacccccgtaccaaaatcggaccaaaattgtggctactacagccttagaactccatatcggataaaagatatatatgggtgctatatataaatttgaaccgattttaatgaaattttgcagtcctATTGAAACTTCaaagacctatatctaaatctttgccgatttttgcacacatatgaggacaacAAATAAAGCACCCCGTGCCAACTTTGGTAAAGATCGGCCAAAAATTGTGGCAACTACAGcgttaaaactccatatcggataaaagatatatatgggtgctatatcttaatttgaaccgatttttatgaaattttgtacacatatgaagacgtcaaataaagcacctcacgCCAAATCTTGTAAAGATGGgactaaatctgaatcgattttgtttaaaatcaatagcgtttgtccttgggacaaaaaaaaaatacttgccCAAAATGACAaccttatataaaaatcaatttgtgtttgtgtgtgtgttctttataaactcaaaaacggctgaaccgattttcttgaaattttcacagccgatgcataatgatcccgtggtgaaaatgggaccctccccttaccctaattttcagaaacgccagatctcggaggttgGTAGTgagatttaaccgaaattttgtgtgcactctcatagtaacctaaaaacaaaaatttagtatccaaatttcggatggggtacctggggggccgccccaccccaaaaacccaccaaatatatataaagaccaatcacgacaatacggGACTTAAATGGCAAGTAGTAGAATACGTATTCGATTCGATCCGATTTTGGGACCAActatttgggggaccatcctaacccccaaaactccctgaaatcggacatatttatcgaccatggcaatatggggctcaaataaaaggtatttgagagtagaatacgaaactcatatccaaatgtaggaccaagtgtttggtggccGCCCCTTCACcagaacaccccccaaagaggaaaaatttaccgaccatagcaacatggagctcaaatgaaatgtctttgggtgTAGAGCACGATATCAACAtccgggaaaagtgtttatggggccaccccactctcATAACACCCCAAATAGTACGAATTTgctaaccattgcaatatggggctcaaataaaaggtattttagaatagaacacgaaactaatatatattttcagggtcactcagtggccgccccttcctccaaaccggacatatttgctgactattgcaatatcaaaatcaaatcaaaggcATTTGTGATAAGAACAAAAATTGTATATccatttt
This Stomoxys calcitrans chromosome 2, idStoCalc2.1, whole genome shotgun sequence DNA region includes the following protein-coding sequences:
- the LOC106088977 gene encoding elongation factor 1-alpha 2, with amino-acid sequence MGKEKIHINIVVIGHVDSGKSTTTGHLIYKCGGIDKRTIEKFEKEAQEMGKGSFKYAWVLDKLKAERERGITIDIALWKFETQKYYVTIIDAPGHRDFIKNMITGTSQADCAVLIVAAGTGEFEAGISKNGQTREHALLAFTLGVKQLIVGVNKMDSTEPPYSDARYEEIKKEVSSYIKKIGYNPAGVAFVPISGWHGDNMLEPSDKMPWFKGWTVERKEGKVEGKTLIDALDAIMPPSRPTDKPLRLPLQDVYKIGGIGTVPVGRVETGILKPGMVVNFAPVNLVTEVKSVEMHHEALSEALPGDNVGFNVKNVSVKELRRGYVAGDSKNCPPKGAADFTAQVIVLNHPGQIANGYTPVLDCHTAHIACKFAEIKEKCDRRTGKTTETDPKAIKSGDAAIIMLVPTKPLCVESFQEFPPLGRFAVRDMRQTVAVGVIKSVTFKETTSGKVTKAAEKAQKKK